GTCGACAACAGCATGCTCGACAGAGCGCTGAACTATCTGACAAACCGCACCGCCGACCCCAAAGAGCGGCAGGCAGACCGCGCCAGCGCCTACCGCGCTCTGGCGCAGGCGGGCCGGGTGAAGGCGGGGCAGCTGGCCGCGTTTGCCAAGCGCCGCGACCTGGAACCCTACGCGCTCGCTCAGACGGCGCTGGCGCTGCACGCTTCCGGCCAGACGCAGGCAGCCCGCGATCTGCTCGACCGCCTGAAGGCCCGGCGAACGGCGACCCAGAGCGGCGCACTCGTTCACTGGGAAACGCCGAAAGCGGGCGACTCGTACGGCTGGTGGTACGACTTCTGGGACGACAACAGCATTCAGGTGACGGCGGCAGCGCTGGAAGCCCTCGCCACCCTCGACCCGGCCAGCCCGCTGATTCCCAACGTGTCTCAGTGGCTGCTGTCCAACCGGCGCGGCCCGCAGTGGCTGAGCACCCAGGACACCACCAGCGTCATCATCGCGGCGCTGGCCCTGAAGCCTGCACCCGCAGCCGCACCCCGCACCGTGACTGTCGCCCTCGACGGGAAGCAGGTCGGTAGCGTCAAGGTGGGCAGCAGCGCGGCGGGCCTGAACATCGGGACGGGCAACCTGAGCGCGGGCAGCCATACCCTGACGCTTCAGGGTGCGCCCGCTGGCCTGTTCTCGGCAGCTCAGATCAGCTACGCCCGCGAACCCGCCGCCCTGAACGCAGACGCGTCGCACGGCTTCCGACTCAGCCGCCGCTACGAGCGTCTCGATCCGGTCTGGGACGCCGCCAACAAGCGCTACACCTATCGCCGCACGCCGCTGCTGAAAGCCGGGCAGATGATGGGCGTGACCACGGGCGACCTCGTGCTGGTCACACTCACGGTGCAGCCGATGAACCACAGCGCCCGCTACCTGCTGGTGTCCGATCCGGTTCCGGCGGGCATGAAGGCGCTGGACGAACGCAGCCTCGCCATCGCGGGCCTTCCCGACCCCGACGAGTCCGACTGGGAGGGCTGGAACTACTGGTACGCGGGGCGCGACCTGCTCGATGACCGCGTGGACCTGTACGCCGACTATCTGGAAGGCCAGCAGACCATGACCTATCTGCTGCGGGCGCAGACCCCCGGCACCTTCACGGCGCTGCCCACCCACGCCTTCCTGATGTACGACCCGGAAGTGCAGGGCTACAGCTCGGCGGCCACCCTGACGGTGCGTGACCGGGGCCAGTGAGGAACTGGACGGCGCTCGCACTGCTACTGACCACGGCGGGTATTGCTGCGGGTGCGGGGGTTCGGCACGGCGGCCTGAGCGTCGAGTACACCGACGCCCGTGACCGCGCTCAGCTCGGCGTGGTCTTCCGGGCCTGGGACGGGGCGGCCCGCGACCTGCGAGCGATTGGCCTGGATGTGCCTGCCACCGTCAGAATCGAGGCAGCGGGCGGCGCGGCAGATTTGGCCGCCCGCACCGGAGCACCGGCAGGCATCGCGGCCATCACGCAGGGAAACGTGATCCATACGCAGCGGCTGTCGGCTCTGGCAGCGCGGGGACTGCTGCCCTTCACCGTCCGGCACGAGGCGTTTCATACCGCCCAGCCAGCCGCCTTACCCCGCTGGCTGGCCGAGGGACTGGCCCGCACCTTCAGCGGTGAGGCCGCGAGCGATCCGCCCGGAGCCACCGGCCTGGAAAACCTGCCAGACGCCGCGCTCAATGCCCAGCTTCTTCAGCGCAGTGCGCCCCGCCTGAACGCGGCTTACCACGAGGCCACGCGCCGCGCTGGGCTGCTGCTTCGCAGGCGCGGGTGGCGGGCCGTTCTGGGGCTGTAAAGGTCGAGGGGGACAGACGACAGCACAGAACAGGAACAGGGCCGGACGCAGCCAAAGCGTCCGGCCCTGTTCTGTACGGCTATTTTCTACTGCTCGCGTTCAGCGGGCGCGGTACACGTCCACGCCGTATTCGCAGCCGTTCTGGCTGGCACATCCGCTCATGATGACCTTCAGTTTGAAGTCGCCGGTTCGTTTGGGGGTCACATCTACAATCGGAATGTCGTCGTCGGCATCGTCGCGGTCTATCAGGTTCCCATTGTCGTCGCGCAGCTCCAGATCGAGATTGTCGCAGTCGTTGTCGCAGGCTCCCACGATCTTGTAGGTGCGGCCCGCCACCAGCGTGTATGTCACGGTGATGTAGTGATCTTCGTGCACCACGTCCATGTCGCGCAGGTCGGGAATCTGAGTCCAGCCGCCGCCCTTGTTGTACCAGTAGTCGTAGCGGTCTTGCAGGTTGCTGCGTACCTGATCTTCATATTTATCGGCAAAACCGGACGACAGTGAGAACACGGCAATGAGGGCAAGGGCAGAGCGGATGACTTTGGGTTGACGCATGTGAGCCTTCCTCCTGGAAGTTGTCGAGAGATGACCGACAAAGACAGCGGGCCGTGCTTGCGCGAAAAGGGTATGACAGAGAAAGAAACGTCGGCAATGGGTTGCCGGAGCCGCCGATTGATGCTGCCGACCCTGAAACAAGTGTAGAAAGCGGGCGTGACACTCGGCGTGACACTTTGAAACCTGGGCTTCAGGGCAGGCCCAGCGCCTTCTTCAGATCGGCGGGCAGCTTGCCGTTCTCGGTCAGGCCAAAGCCGAAGGGGCTGCTCCAGCTCCATGCAGCCCAGGCAAAGTGCCGGGCTTCCGCCGCTGTCCGCACGTCATGAAACCAGCGCATCCGGTCGGGGCGCGGCGCACTCTGACGCACCGCGAACGATCCCAACAGCACCCGCGCCGAGTTGCGGGCAGCCCAGTTCGACACCGCCGTCATCTGCGCCTGAATGTTGCGCTGATCGAAAGTATCGCTGCTGATCGACAGAAATTCCTTCTGAACCTGTGTACGGGTCGGTGCGTCGGGAATGGCTTTCAGGATTCCACTGAGAATGCCCGGCAGACTGGCTTTCGCCAGCGGATACGGCACGTTCCTGAAGTGCGCCCACAGCTCGTTGGCGGGGTTGCCCTGCTGGGTGAAGGTCAGCGGATCGAGAAACTGAAACCCGTAGATCAGGTTTGGATCGACCGGCGGCACAAGCTGCGTCAGGCTGTAGGAATCTGAGAAACACGCCCCGGTCAGTACCAGCGTCAGGTTCGGAGCGCTGCGGCGGGCGGCAGCCACGAACTGGGTTTCACGCTGCATCCAGGTGGTTGGCGTCAGGCTGCAGTCGCCCGGCTCATCCAGGGGTTCCAGGCCCACCCAACGCGGATCATACGCATTCAGCAGCCCGCCCAGGCGTTCGAGCAGCACCAGATAGGTGTCGAGCGCCCGGCCCCCGCCCACCACCTCGGCCTTCTGCGGGCTTTCGTCGTACAGCGTGACCAGCACGCGCAGATTGCTCTGACGGGCCGCTTTCAGCACGCGCCCCAGCGTGGCTGCCGGTTCCGGGTCGCTGGGCCGGGCCGAGGTAAAAGCATTCGGATTGACCAGCAGCCGCACGAAATCAAAGCCAGCGGCGCGGATGGCAGGCAGCGCCTTGAGGTTGCCTGGGTCCAGCGGCTCGAACTGCGGCGCGTCGAGCCAGCCCTCCAGATCGACGCCGCGTGTCAGGGGCAGGGTGGGGGCGGCCAGCGTGGACGACAAAGCCCAGCACACCGCCAGAGCCAGCCCCGCCCGCCAGCCGGAGTGCCGCCACTGCCGCTTCACCGGGTAGTCCTGCGCTTCAGGCGATGATGCGAACCACCTCTCACAGCCCGGCCTCCTTCGCCCGCTGGGTCGCCTCGGCGCGGCTGCTGACCTGCAATTTGGAAAAAATGCTGGTGATATGGTTGCGAACCGTCTTTTCCGACAGTTCCAGGCGGCGGGCAATCCGGGGATTGGTCTCGCCCTGCGCGATATGAGACAGAATTTCGCGCTCGCGCTCGGTCAGTTCGGGCAGCAACGTGGGCGGCAGCCGTGTGGGGCGCGAAAAATAGTTCATCAGGCGGCGGGCGATACTGGGCGCGAACAACGCCTCGCCCTGCGCCACCGCCTCGATGCCGCGCAGCAGCTCTTCGGGGGCCGCTCCCTTCAGCAGATACCCGCGTGCGCCCGCCTGCATCGCCGCAAACACGTTGTCGTCGTCGTCGAACATGCTGACCACCAGAATCCCCAGCCCCGGCTTCAGGGCCAGCAGCCGCTTCGTGGCTTCCAGGCCGCTCAGAATCGGCATCTGAATATCCATGATGACGACCTGAACGTCGTGCAGAATCG
This genomic stretch from Deinococcus ruber harbors:
- a CDS encoding response regulator, whose product is MTPPSAAPDIRLLIADDHRLFREGLKALISVTGGLHVIAEAENGQEALDLAILHDVQVVIMDIQMPILSGLEATKRLLALKPGLGILVVSMFDDDDNVFAAMQAGARGYLLKGAAPEELLRGIEAVAQGEALFAPSIARRLMNYFSRPTRLPPTLLPELTEREREILSHIAQGETNPRIARRLELSEKTVRNHITSIFSKLQVSSRAEATQRAKEAGL
- a CDS encoding glycoside hydrolase family 5 protein, translating into MKRQWRHSGWRAGLALAVCWALSSTLAAPTLPLTRGVDLEGWLDAPQFEPLDPGNLKALPAIRAAGFDFVRLLVNPNAFTSARPSDPEPAATLGRVLKAARQSNLRVLVTLYDESPQKAEVVGGGRALDTYLVLLERLGGLLNAYDPRWVGLEPLDEPGDCSLTPTTWMQRETQFVAAARRSAPNLTLVLTGACFSDSYSLTQLVPPVDPNLIYGFQFLDPLTFTQQGNPANELWAHFRNVPYPLAKASLPGILSGILKAIPDAPTRTQVQKEFLSISSDTFDQRNIQAQMTAVSNWAARNSARVLLGSFAVRQSAPRPDRMRWFHDVRTAAEARHFAWAAWSWSSPFGFGLTENGKLPADLKKALGLP